Proteins from a genomic interval of Lelliottia amnigena:
- the zapA gene encoding Z-ring-associated protein yields MLPLWTLEIPEKGLYLHIMVAIVSPLRSPRAMSEGRAVNKQEGGMSAQPVDLQIFGRSLRVNCPPEQRDALSQAADDLNQRLQDLKERTRVTNTEQLVFIAALNISYELTQEKAKTRDYAASMEQRIKMLQQTIEQALLDQGRTPERPGQKFE; encoded by the coding sequence ATGCTACCACTTTGGACCCTGGAGATACCAGAAAAGGGCTTGTATCTTCATATCATGGTAGCTATAGTGTCGCCCCTTCGCAGCCCCCGGGCCATGAGCGAAGGTCGCGCAGTCAATAAGCAGGAAGGTGGCATGTCTGCACAACCCGTCGATCTCCAAATTTTTGGCCGTTCGCTGCGAGTGAATTGTCCGCCTGAACAAAGGGATGCTTTGAGTCAGGCTGCGGACGATTTGAATCAGCGGTTGCAAGATTTAAAAGAACGCACTAGAGTCACAAATACTGAGCAGTTGGTTTTCATCGCCGCGTTGAACATCAGCTATGAATTAACTCAGGAAAAAGCGAAGACCCGCGATTACGCGGCGAGCATGGAGCAACGCATTAAAATGCTCCAGCAGACCATCGAACAAGCGTTGCTTGATCAAGGTCGCACTCCCGAAAGACCGGGACAAAAGTTTGAATAA
- the ygfA gene encoding ligase, with protein MTQLPEVPASRQEIRQFIRKQRRALSPDQQAHFAQQASARMMAYSPVVMAHTVALFLSFDGELDTQPLIEQLWRAGKKVYLPVLHPFSPGNLLFLHYHPHSELVVNRLKITEPKLDVRDVLPLNELDVLITPLVAFDRYGQRLGMGGGFYDRTLQNWQQHGLQPVGYAHDCQGVDRLPVEKWDIPLPAVVTPSKVWEW; from the coding sequence ATGACGCAACTTCCTGAAGTTCCTGCATCTCGACAAGAAATCCGTCAGTTTATCCGCAAACAACGTCGTGCGCTGTCCCCCGATCAACAAGCTCACTTTGCCCAACAAGCCTCGGCACGTATGATGGCCTATTCGCCCGTTGTGATGGCGCATACGGTGGCGCTGTTTTTATCGTTTGATGGTGAACTGGATACCCAACCGCTGATCGAACAACTGTGGCGCGCCGGAAAGAAAGTCTATCTGCCCGTTTTACATCCCTTCAGCCCGGGTAATTTGCTGTTCCTGCATTATCATCCGCACAGCGAACTGGTCGTAAATCGTCTGAAAATCACTGAACCCAAACTGGATGTGCGCGATGTTTTACCGCTCAATGAACTGGATGTGCTGATTACGCCGCTGGTGGCATTCGACAGGTATGGTCAACGCCTGGGAATGGGCGGTGGATTCTACGATCGCACACTACAGAACTGGCAGCAGCATGGCCTACAGCCGGTAGGATATGCGCATGATTGTCAGGGCGTAGACAGACTTCCGGTAGAGAAATGGGATATCCCGCTGCCCGCCGTGGTCACGCCATCAAAAGTATGGGAGTGGTGA
- the pepP gene encoding proline aminopeptidase P II, with protein MTQQEYLRRRRALLAKMQPGSAALIFAAPEATRSNDSEYPYRQSSDFWYFTGFNEPEAVLVLIKSDDTHNHSVLFNRVRDLTAEIWFGRRLGQDAAPEKLGVERALAFSEINEQLYQLLNGLDVVYHAQGEYAYADDIVFTALDKLRKGSRQNLSAPASLTDWRPIVHEMRLFKSSEELQAMRRAGEISALAHTRAMEKCRPGMFEYQLEGEILHEFSRHGARFASYNTIVGGGENGCILHYTENESALRDGDLVLIDAGCEYKGYAGDITRTFPVNGTFTPAQRAVYDIVLESLETALTLFRPGTSIQEVTGAVVRIMVTGLVNLGVLNGDIDELIADNAHRAFFMHGLSHWLGLDVHDVGGYGPDRSRTLEPGMVLTVEPGLYIAPDADVPAEYRGIGIRIEDDIVITETGNENMTAQVVKKADDIEALMAAARA; from the coding sequence ATGACTCAGCAGGAGTATCTTCGCCGCCGCCGGGCGCTGTTGGCAAAAATGCAGCCTGGAAGCGCGGCGCTGATTTTTGCCGCACCGGAAGCGACGCGCAGCAACGACAGCGAGTATCCGTATCGCCAAAGCAGCGATTTCTGGTACTTCACCGGTTTTAACGAGCCGGAAGCGGTCCTGGTGCTGATAAAAAGCGATGACACCCATAACCACAGCGTTTTGTTCAATCGTGTTCGCGATCTCACTGCAGAAATCTGGTTTGGTCGTCGCTTAGGTCAGGATGCCGCTCCCGAAAAACTCGGCGTAGAGCGCGCGCTGGCCTTTAGCGAAATCAACGAACAGCTTTATCAGTTGCTCAACGGTCTGGATGTGGTGTACCACGCGCAGGGTGAGTACGCATACGCGGACGATATCGTTTTCACTGCGTTGGATAAACTCCGCAAAGGGTCGCGTCAGAATTTATCTGCGCCCGCATCGCTCACCGACTGGCGTCCTATAGTTCATGAAATGCGCCTGTTTAAATCGTCAGAAGAGTTACAGGCCATGCGTCGTGCGGGCGAAATCAGCGCGCTGGCCCACACCCGCGCGATGGAAAAATGTCGTCCGGGCATGTTCGAATATCAGCTTGAAGGCGAAATCCTTCACGAGTTTTCCCGCCACGGCGCGCGCTTTGCGTCCTATAACACCATTGTGGGCGGCGGTGAAAATGGCTGCATTCTGCATTACACGGAAAATGAAAGTGCGTTGCGCGACGGCGATTTAGTGCTGATCGATGCAGGATGCGAATACAAAGGCTATGCCGGTGATATCACCCGTACCTTCCCGGTGAACGGCACATTTACCCCTGCGCAGCGAGCCGTTTACGACATCGTTCTGGAATCACTCGAAACTGCATTAACGCTGTTCCGCCCCGGCACGTCGATTCAGGAGGTGACGGGCGCAGTCGTGCGCATTATGGTCACAGGCCTGGTGAATCTCGGTGTTCTCAACGGCGACATTGATGAGCTCATTGCGGATAACGCGCACCGCGCATTCTTTATGCACGGCCTGAGCCACTGGCTGGGGCTGGATGTGCATGATGTCGGCGGCTACGGGCCTGACCGCTCGCGGACGCTTGAGCCGGGCATGGTGCTCACCGTCGAACCGGGACTCTACATCGCCCCGGATGCTGACGTGCCTGCCGAGTATCGCGGCATCGGCATCCGTATCGAAGACGACATCGTCATTACCGAAACCGGTAACGAAAATATGACTGCGCAAGTGGTGAAAAAGGCAGACGATATCGAAGCGCTGATGGCGGCGGCACGCGCATGA
- the ygfB gene encoding protein YgfB, protein MRMSIQNEMPGYNEVSQLLNQQGVGLTPAEMHGLISGMLCGGNSDSSWQPLLHDLTNEGLAFGHELAETLRKMHSATSDSLEDDGFLFQLYLPDGDDVSVFDRADALAGWVNHYLLGLGVTQPKLDKVTGEAGEAIDDLRNIAQLGYDEDEDQEELEMSVEEIIEYVRVAALLCHDTFTRSQPTAPEVRKPTLH, encoded by the coding sequence ATGCGCATGTCTATACAGAACGAAATGCCTGGTTACAACGAAGTAAGCCAGTTACTTAACCAGCAGGGCGTGGGTTTGACCCCTGCTGAAATGCACGGTCTGATCAGTGGCATGCTGTGCGGCGGAAACAGCGACAGCTCATGGCAGCCGCTGCTTCACGACCTGACAAACGAAGGTCTGGCGTTTGGTCACGAGCTGGCGGAAACGCTGCGTAAAATGCACTCGGCCACCAGCGACTCGCTGGAAGATGACGGCTTCCTTTTTCAGCTTTATCTGCCTGATGGCGATGACGTTAGCGTGTTTGATCGCGCCGATGCGTTGGCGGGGTGGGTAAACCACTATCTGTTAGGTCTGGGCGTGACGCAGCCTAAGCTTGATAAAGTCACTGGCGAAGCGGGTGAAGCTATCGACGATCTGCGTAACATTGCCCAGCTTGGCTACGATGAAGACGAAGACCAGGAAGAGCTGGAAATGTCTGTCGAAGAGATTATTGAGTATGTGCGCGTTGCCGCGCTGCTGTGCCACGATACTTTTACGCGCTCGCAGCCAACCGCACCGGAAGTCCGCAAACCGACATTACATTAA